The Rosa chinensis cultivar Old Blush chromosome 7, RchiOBHm-V2, whole genome shotgun sequence DNA segment AATTCCTGGATTCAATGGATGGGTATTTAACCCTAATGGATTCATTGTCTTGGACACTACGGCAGGTATAATTTCACTAAAATTTATCAGTATTTTTCAATGCATTTCTTTGACTTATATTGTAAGAGTAACATGAAATTGGTATCTCACTCCGACACAAACAGGGATGGCTGCAACTAGCGAGTGCGCGCCATTCAATGGGTGGGTCGCGGGTGAGCAGTGCAGTGTTGGATATGAAGCCCCACTCAGCTGCTACTTTTTTGCAAGTCAGCAAACAATCCAATCCAGGAGCAGGGTTAGGGGAAATTCATCATTTTACATTGCTGAAATGGGCCTCATCGGATAATGGAAATGGAGCTCCACATAGAGATGTGAGTCCGCAGCTAAGACAAAGAAAGGACAAGGATGGAGATCCAGCCCCTGTTACAGCTGAAGAGGACCATCATCAGCAACTTCAGAAGGAGCGGTTTAAATCACTTTCGGTGTTTGGCGCTTTGGTTTCCCCCAAGCTACGGGCGGCTCAGCTCTCATTCGAAACTGCGCTGGAAGCACTTGTAGAGATTGCTAACATGCGATTGTTGATGCTTTCCAATTTTCATGAAGTaagaaaagaaatggaatcAGCAAATGGCAAACAATGAATGCTATTGCCAGGGCA contains these protein-coding regions:
- the LOC112180972 gene encoding uncharacterized protein LOC112180972 — encoded protein: MEAQSLKEANSKLQSLEVDPKSKGLEEEDTKLQSLKEDGSKSLEDPKSQSLKEEDHKSQRLKEEECKSHSSEEDLKLNSLEEDPKSQSLKEEEPKLQSLEEEEPKSQSLKEEGRDSLGDPKFNENALQFLDSMDGYLTLMDSLSWTLRQGWLQLASARHSMGGSRVSSAVLDMKPHSAATFLQVSKQSNPGAGLGEIHHFTLLKWASSDNGNGAPHRDVSPQLRQRKDKDGDPAPVTAEEDHHQQLQKERFKSLSVFGALVSPKLRAAQLSFETALEALVEIANMRLLMLSNFHEVRKEMESANGKQ